A single genomic interval of Corvus cornix cornix isolate S_Up_H32 chromosome 1, ASM73873v5, whole genome shotgun sequence harbors:
- the KLHL34 gene encoding kelch-like protein 34, producing MSYFLSYCKAHCTAVLAQYQSLRSEGFLCDILLKVKENEFPAHKSLLACSSDYFRAMFKSYTQESKASVIHLQVVSPTGLQHILDFIYTSLLPLSFESLEDTLEAASYLQVTDAIGLCNQYLVNNLALENCCFSANVARKFYLPDALAATEKYIIKNVWKLLDVDLSGLLELNFRSLVAVIQSPDLPMVEECRLLNLVLRWLKQDKSRLDHASSLLEHIRYGLIPVEELRKTYTQSEVPLSAGIKCLIIKAINYHTSVFKQPVMQDKFTTLRNEKTRILLLGGGTASEGLITDVVAFDVYNHKWRTLTQLQDRVQNHSVCVVGNFLYVLGGEIQSGTPGDAKIEKTLSVTNKVQRYDPRFNTWTQITGMLEKRCQFSCCVLGKDIFAIGGRGEDGSLHSSVEVYDISRDRWTKAKELPCRIHGHASAVCKNTIYISGGKYSAPASTSNDVYSLSSLEVQWVKRAPMSIARFGHQMATIREAIFTFLGLYEPFSEIERYDPDQNQWTRLRPLVYDRFSYGLAVVEETALLIGGKKWQNSLEVCTQDVVGYDIDNDGWEEICKAPLPWCGLQCAVLQLSEVPEEQDTDSQQKKLPNC from the coding sequence ATGAGCTACTTCCTTTCCTACTGCAAAGCACACTGCACCGCCGTGCTCGCCCAGTACCAGAGCCTGAGGTCAGAGGGCTTTCTCTGTGATATTTTGctgaaagtgaaagaaaatgagtttCCTGCACACAAGTCCTTGTTGGCATGCTCCAGTGACTACTTCCGAGCCATGTTCAAAAGTTATACCCAAGAGTCTAAAGCCAGTGTTATTCACCTACAAGTTGTCTCACCCACTGGGCTCCAGCACATTCTGGATTTCATTTacacatccctgctgcccctTTCCTTTGAAAGCCTGGAGGATACCTTGGAAGCTGCAAGCTACTTACAAGTGACTGATGCTATTGGTTTGTGCAATCAGTACTTAGTTAACAATCTTGCCTTGGaaaactgctgcttctctgccaaCGTGGCAAGGAAGTTCTACCTGCCAGATGCCCTAGCAgccacagaaaaatacattatcaAAAACGTCTGGAAGCTGCTGGATGTGGATTTGTCAGGACTTCTCGAGCTGAACTTCAGGTCTTTGGTAGCAGTGATTCAATCACCAGATCTCCCCATGGTGGAAGAATGTCGCCTGTTGAATCTTGTCCTGCGGTGGTTGAAGCAGGATAAATCCAGGCTGGATCATGCAAGCAGCCTTTTAGAGCACATAAGATATGGTCTCATCCCAGTGGAAGAGCTGAGAAAAACCTACACACAGTCTGAAGTGCCCCTCTCAGCAGGTATTAAGTGCTTGATcataaaagcaataaattatCACACATCTGTATTCAAACAGCCTGTCATGCAGGATAAGTTCACCACACTGAGGAACGAGAAAACTCGGATCCTTCTGCTAGGGGGAGGGACAGCAAGTGAGGGGCTCATCACCGATGTGGTGGCCTTCGATGTTTACAATCACAAGTGGCGAACCCTTACgcagctgcaggacagggtGCAGAACCACAGTGTGTGCGTGGTGGGGAACTTCCTTTATGTCTTGGGTGGGGAAATACAAAGTGGTACCCCAGGTGATGCTAAAATTGAGAAGACCTTATCAGTTACAAACAAGGTCCAACGGTATGATCCAAGGTTTAACACATGGACCCAAATCACAGGCATGCTGGAAAAGAGATGCCAGTTTTCTTGCTGTGTCCTAGGCAAGGATATCTTTGCCATTGGTGGAAGGGGTGAGGATGGGTCGCTGCATTCATCTGTGGAAGTCTATGACATCAGCAGGGATAGATGGACGAAGGCCAAGGAATTGCCATGCAGGATACATGGCCATGCCAGTGCTGTTTGCAAGAACACCATATACATCTCTGGGGGCAAGTACTCGGCCCCAGCCAGCACAAGCAATGACGTTTACTCTCTGAGCTCACTTGAAGTGCAGTGGGTGAAACGAGCCCCAATGAGCATTGCTCGGTTTGGGCACCAGATGGCAACAATCAGGGAAGCCATATTCACCTTTCTGGGGTTATATGAACCTTTCTCTGAAATAGAAAGGTACGACCCCGATCAAAACCAATGGACCCGGTTAAGACCACTAGTCTACGATCGATTCTCCTATGGCCTGGCAGTGGTAGAGGAAACAGCTCTTCTTATTGGgggaaagaaatggcaaaacTCACTGGAGGTCTGCACGCAAGACGTGGTTGGCTACGACATCGACAACGATGGCTGGGAAGAGATCTGCAAGGCCCCTCTGCCGTGGTGTGGGCTGCAGTGCGCcgtgctccagctctctgaggtGCCCGAAGAGCAGGACACTGACAGCCAGCAGAAGAAGCTGCCCAACTGCTGA